One window of the Archangium primigenium genome contains the following:
- a CDS encoding DUF4116 domain-containing protein — protein sequence MTSTNEQTTRQRERARAQSRILFEDAELLVALPLTEVAAVCWDRALRTSAEWRVEGVDDVEYIGFTEHTQAGPLVIFLVRGEKFEFHAPTDSFLHETDDAADVLEVLGPFLPRLEAAGLAGLVFALDPLARSPSEVGEEVVRSAIVDWGLPLRCLPESYRDARWCQLAVERSADNLAHVPESLCTPALCLQAVQQDGEALVHVPTALRDRTLCLTALQEGASLKDVPDALRDRELCLEAMRWPDMLYHVPWALRDAELCRRAFAGRRRISLAHVPHALRDPALCRRAIEQHGTALRHVPERLRDRALYLQAVSSWGVTLGLVPLAMRDLELCTTAVRQNRHALHLVPPESRAEIAAAAGVEPREDDLRAPTPGLALVPFAERTPKRCLREATAEGFFHADLAPEVLRDRETCLALAARGVALEAVPEAFRTREVCLHNLRHELHEGLAYVPEPLLDPELCLTAVRIHAEQLYFVPEPLRDEALCRAVLEQDGSMLLFVPWALRTPDLCLEARRHGGLLEDVPRELRDEALCRVADEPHDTLVQVPLYLRTEALCRAWVARQPRALVDVPHALRDAAMCAAAVARDPSLSRHVPAAVRSRT from the coding sequence ATGACATCCACGAACGAGCAGACCACCCGTCAACGGGAGCGCGCCCGCGCGCAGAGCCGCATTCTCTTCGAGGACGCGGAATTGCTCGTCGCCTTGCCGCTCACCGAGGTCGCGGCCGTCTGTTGGGACCGGGCGCTTCGCACCAGCGCAGAGTGGCGCGTGGAGGGCGTGGACGACGTGGAGTACATCGGATTCACCGAGCACACCCAGGCCGGGCCCCTGGTCATCTTCCTCGTGCGGGGCGAGAAGTTCGAGTTCCACGCGCCCACCGACAGCTTCCTGCACGAAACGGATGACGCGGCGGATGTCCTCGAGGTGCTCGGCCCGTTCCTGCCTCGGCTGGAGGCGGCGGGGCTCGCGGGCCTCGTCTTCGCGCTCGACCCGCTGGCGCGCTCGCCCTCGGAGGTGGGCGAGGAGGTTGTCCGCTCGGCGATCGTCGATTGGGGCCTGCCCCTGCGCTGCCTGCCCGAGTCATACCGGGACGCCCGGTGGTGCCAGCTCGCCGTGGAGCGCTCGGCCGACAACCTCGCCCATGTGCCCGAGTCCCTGTGCACCCCCGCCCTCTGTCTCCAGGCCGTGCAACAGGACGGCGAGGCCCTGGTCCACGTCCCCACGGCCCTGCGAGACCGGACCCTCTGCCTCACCGCCCTCCAGGAGGGCGCCTCGCTCAAGGACGTGCCCGACGCCCTCCGGGACCGGGAGCTGTGCCTGGAGGCCATGCGCTGGCCCGACATGCTGTACCACGTCCCCTGGGCCCTGCGAGACGCGGAGCTGTGCCGCCGCGCCTTCGCGGGCCGACGACGGATCAGCCTTGCCCACGTCCCGCACGCCCTGCGCGACCCGGCGCTGTGCCGCCGTGCGATCGAGCAACATGGCACCGCGCTCCGTCACGTGCCCGAGCGGCTGCGGGACCGGGCGCTGTACCTCCAGGCCGTCAGCTCCTGGGGCGTCACCCTGGGACTCGTACCCCTGGCGATGCGGGATCTGGAGCTGTGCACCACGGCGGTGCGCCAGAACCGCCACGCGTTGCACCTCGTGCCTCCGGAGTCGCGCGCGGAGATCGCCGCGGCCGCTGGCGTGGAGCCGAGGGAGGACGACCTCCGGGCGCCGACTCCGGGACTGGCCCTCGTGCCCTTCGCGGAGCGGACCCCGAAGCGCTGCCTGCGGGAGGCCACGGCGGAGGGCTTCTTCCACGCGGACCTCGCGCCGGAGGTCCTGCGAGACCGCGAGACGTGTCTGGCCCTCGCGGCGCGGGGCGTCGCCTTGGAAGCCGTGCCCGAGGCCTTCCGCACCCGCGAGGTCTGTCTGCACAACCTCCGCCATGAGCTCCACGAGGGCCTCGCGTATGTCCCCGAGCCCCTGCTCGACCCCGAGCTCTGTCTGACCGCGGTGCGCATCCACGCGGAGCAGCTGTACTTCGTTCCCGAGCCCCTGCGGGACGAGGCGCTCTGCCGCGCCGTCCTCGAGCAGGACGGAAGCATGCTCCTCTTCGTGCCCTGGGCGCTCCGCACGCCCGACCTCTGCCTGGAGGCGCGTCGCCACGGGGGCCTGCTCGAGGACGTGCCCAGGGAACTGCGCGACGAGGCGCTGTGTCGCGTCGCGGACGAGCCGCACGACACCCTGGTCCAGGTGCCCCTCTACCTGCGCACCGAGGCGCTGTGCCGGGCATGGGTCGCGCGTCAGCCCCGGGCGCTCGTCGACGTGCCGCACGCGCTGCGCGACGCGGCGATGTGCGCGGCGGCCGTGGCCCGGGACCCGAGCCTGAGCCGACACGTCCCGGCCGCCGTCCGCTCGCGCACCTGA